From the Bdellovibrio reynosensis genome, one window contains:
- a CDS encoding diacylglycerol/lipid kinase family protein: protein MRVSVLINSKAGSVNADLVEAKVREALFRCDLRFCRPETLEAMCDFLHEERSQKTDYIIICGGDGTINVALQCLMKCRDHLTIPPIAIVRSGTANDLAHEIGVSTRIDYAVRNIFEGTIKNIDVVEISSGDQKRFMLTNGGLGMPAMAAELANKFRANLQKLANNPKSAAAYKFLAQKSYHAVKRMGPGVYSMMTAEAIRTWNPEGWGLEVEIPGKVNVETNSPIVLINNQQSIGGSFTPAPYTSNTDGTVNLLLSETRNIPEHTLAAYHIRKGSVDKYSAFKTFELKEFRLKSQNPRRALTFFGDGEILLKDVQELSVRCIHRGLPVMVRQ, encoded by the coding sequence ATGAGAGTGTCAGTCCTTATTAACTCTAAAGCTGGATCTGTGAATGCAGATCTAGTTGAAGCCAAGGTGCGCGAAGCTTTGTTTCGCTGCGATTTGCGCTTCTGTCGGCCAGAGACATTAGAGGCGATGTGTGACTTTTTGCATGAAGAGCGCTCTCAGAAGACTGATTACATTATTATTTGTGGCGGTGATGGCACCATCAATGTGGCTTTACAATGTTTGATGAAGTGTCGTGATCATTTAACAATTCCACCGATAGCGATTGTTCGTTCAGGAACTGCGAATGATCTTGCCCACGAAATCGGTGTTTCTACACGTATTGATTATGCAGTTCGAAATATCTTTGAAGGCACAATCAAAAATATTGATGTTGTTGAAATCAGTTCCGGTGATCAAAAAAGATTTATGTTAACTAACGGTGGCCTAGGCATGCCGGCCATGGCAGCAGAGTTAGCAAATAAGTTCCGCGCGAATTTGCAAAAGCTTGCAAACAATCCCAAGTCCGCCGCCGCTTATAAATTCCTTGCACAAAAAAGCTATCACGCCGTGAAGCGCATGGGTCCAGGTGTATATTCAATGATGACAGCAGAAGCGATTCGCACGTGGAATCCTGAAGGCTGGGGACTTGAAGTTGAAATTCCAGGTAAAGTGAACGTTGAAACAAATTCGCCCATAGTGTTGATCAATAACCAGCAAAGTATCGGAGGAAGTTTCACACCTGCTCCATACACTTCGAACACCGATGGAACAGTGAACCTGCTTCTTTCTGAGACAAGAAATATTCCTGAGCACACATTGGCCGCTTACCATATTCGTAAGGGAAGTGTTGATAAGTACTCAGCCTTTAAAACATTTGAACTTAAAGAGTTCAGACTAAAGAGCCAGAATCCCCGCCGCGCTTTGACTTTTTTTGGGGATGGCGAGATCCTTCTAAAAGACGTTCAGGAACTATCAGTCCGCTGTATTCACAGAGGGCTGCCTGTGATGGTCAGACAATAA
- a CDS encoding SDR family oxidoreductase: MTKPRILVTGGTGFLGKRVIPLLREKFEVDVLSRSGKTEVQGDLTHWNAGLDFNSLRDKNYQMFIHMAGLYDLTASYVDCFQHNIASMGTALKVADALGIPFFLNTSTVAAGVNSSLTSVKPNDRNFSKPFPDPYSESKALGEQLLNNWAAKSIQGRINLRLGVLVGDTKQGTIERVDGPYHAPEAFKKIRRLIESIPTALILPGKEDTRLPIVPVDKAAEAIVKFAEWSLITKPQGYHSYHITPTYGLGVKDFYISALKYQAIPHNGIVLVDQIHEALILKASNLVAKFPEEELYYLMNFPVYETNDTRKVLGENWCPEFKEYESTFWSGYEAFVSHR; the protein is encoded by the coding sequence GTGACCAAACCGCGCATCCTCGTCACAGGGGGCACCGGATTTCTTGGCAAACGAGTTATCCCATTACTTCGTGAAAAATTCGAAGTGGACGTGTTGTCTCGTTCTGGCAAGACGGAAGTCCAGGGCGATCTGACTCATTGGAATGCGGGTTTAGATTTTAATTCCCTTAGAGATAAGAACTACCAAATGTTTATCCATATGGCAGGTCTGTATGATTTGACCGCCTCTTACGTGGATTGTTTTCAGCACAACATCGCTAGTATGGGAACGGCCTTAAAAGTAGCCGATGCTTTGGGAATTCCCTTTTTCTTAAATACCAGCACTGTCGCCGCCGGGGTGAATTCTAGTCTAACTTCTGTAAAACCCAACGATCGAAATTTTTCTAAGCCTTTTCCAGATCCTTATTCAGAGTCCAAAGCCTTAGGTGAACAGCTTTTAAATAATTGGGCAGCAAAATCCATTCAAGGCAGAATTAATTTACGTCTTGGTGTCTTAGTTGGTGATACAAAGCAAGGTACTATTGAAAGGGTCGATGGACCTTATCATGCGCCAGAAGCCTTTAAAAAGATCCGCAGACTGATTGAAAGTATTCCGACGGCTTTGATTTTGCCTGGCAAAGAAGACACGCGTTTGCCAATAGTGCCCGTGGATAAAGCCGCTGAAGCCATTGTGAAATTTGCTGAATGGTCTTTAATCACAAAACCCCAAGGTTACCACAGCTATCACATCACGCCGACCTATGGGTTAGGAGTGAAGGACTTCTATATTTCAGCCCTGAAGTATCAGGCTATTCCCCATAATGGGATTGTCTTAGTCGATCAGATTCATGAAGCGTTGATTTTAAAAGCTTCAAATTTGGTTGCTAAATTTCCTGAAGAAGAACTGTATTACCTGATGAACTTTCCAGTGTATGAAACCAATGACACTAGAAAAGTTTTAGGCGAAAACTGGTGCCCTGAATTTAAAGAATATGAATCCACTTTCTGGAGCGGCTATGAAGCATTCGTATCGCATCGCTGA